One part of the Aerosakkonema funiforme FACHB-1375 genome encodes these proteins:
- a CDS encoding SDR family oxidoreductase has translation MQLAGRVALITGAGSGIGKAAAALLAKEGAKIGALGRTGDEVGKIVAQIEGNGGEAIPLLADISQPDEMQKAIQQIVDKWGRLDIVFANAGINGVWAPLEELTPEEWDKTINVNLKGTFLTVKYAVPYLKKQGGSVIITSSVNGTRMFSNTGATAYSCSKAAQVAFTKMVALELAEHGVRVNVICPGAIETNIDENTQRRNLDKVKEPVEFPEGEIPLTDGDPGTSEQVAQLVLFLASDASSHISGTEIWIDGAQSLLQG, from the coding sequence ATGCAGCTAGCAGGAAGAGTAGCACTTATTACGGGAGCCGGTTCGGGAATTGGTAAAGCAGCAGCTGCGTTGCTGGCAAAAGAGGGTGCAAAGATTGGCGCACTGGGACGTACAGGAGATGAAGTTGGTAAAATTGTCGCTCAAATTGAGGGGAATGGTGGCGAGGCGATCCCATTATTGGCGGATATTTCCCAGCCAGATGAGATGCAAAAAGCAATCCAGCAAATTGTAGATAAATGGGGACGGCTAGATATTGTTTTTGCAAATGCAGGTATCAATGGAGTCTGGGCACCGCTAGAAGAGTTGACGCCGGAAGAATGGGATAAAACCATCAATGTCAATCTCAAAGGAACATTTTTAACTGTTAAATATGCCGTACCTTATCTTAAAAAGCAGGGCGGCTCGGTTATTATTACCTCGTCGGTTAACGGTACTAGAATGTTTAGCAATACCGGTGCCACTGCCTATTCATGTTCTAAAGCTGCACAGGTTGCATTTACGAAAATGGTGGCGTTGGAACTGGCGGAACATGGTGTCCGCGTGAATGTCATCTGTCCGGGTGCGATCGAAACGAATATAGACGAAAACACGCAACGACGCAACCTGGATAAAGTTAAAGAACCCGTTGAGTTTCCGGAAGGGGAAATACCGTTAACTGACGGAGACCCGGGAACTTCAGAACAGGTCGCACAGTTGGTACTATTTTTGGCTTCGGACGCTTCCAGCCATATTAGCGGCACAGAAATTTGGATTGATGGGGCGCAGTCGCTGCTACAAGGGTAG
- a CDS encoding two-component system response regulator, with protein sequence MENPKQELILVVDDHPANLKLLFSFLKSSGFKVLVAENGESAIEKLNEVSPNLILLDIMMPGIDGFETCRRLKASVATKDIPVIFMTALTDNINKIKGLSIGAVDYITKPFQQEEVLARVKLHLKLRSLTKTLEAQNQLLKQEIAARISAETELQKLTQELEQRVAERTSELTDAMQDLQKTQIQLLQREEKLGRFAFQDSLTDLPNRAWFMNRLAQAIQAARERQDYLYAVLFIDLDRFKVVNDSLGHLLGDELLKSVSRKLQACLRHTDTVARFGGDEFVILLSDIKDISEATKVADRIQKELKQPFQLNDYKVFTEVSIGIILSTTGYDRPEDALRDADAAMYRAKAKGKGRYEVFDPTMQTLAMARLQLENDLRRAIDLLPCSSTASARQEFCLYYQPIVCLSTGKLSGFEALLRWDHPSLGLISPDRFIPIAEETRLIDDLGWWVLQEACRQLKIWQQQFPQKPPLAINVNFSAVQIKQVDLLHRIEEILRESAIPITSLKLEITESCILETLDWEEKTLKQLKALGINLCIDDFGTGYSSLSRLHEFPIDTLKIDRSFVSRIASDKDDTQIVQTIVTLARSRGMDIVAEGIETLFQLQKLQELGCDFGQGYFISMPVDKETATELLARKQILQAVLQKETKT encoded by the coding sequence ATGGAAAATCCAAAACAAGAGTTAATCCTAGTTGTTGACGACCATCCTGCTAACCTCAAATTGCTGTTTAGTTTTTTGAAATCATCTGGCTTCAAAGTGTTAGTGGCAGAAAATGGAGAAAGCGCGATAGAAAAGCTAAATGAGGTATCGCCGAACCTAATTCTGTTAGACATAATGATGCCAGGAATAGATGGTTTTGAAACCTGTCGTCGTTTGAAAGCATCAGTGGCAACAAAAGATATTCCCGTAATTTTTATGACGGCGCTAACCGACAATATAAACAAAATAAAAGGTCTATCGATAGGGGCGGTCGATTATATTACCAAACCTTTTCAGCAAGAAGAAGTTTTGGCTAGAGTAAAACTGCATTTAAAACTGCGTTCTTTGACGAAGACGCTCGAAGCTCAAAATCAGCTTCTCAAACAGGAAATTGCGGCGCGGATCTCAGCAGAAACAGAATTGCAGAAGCTGACACAAGAGTTAGAGCAACGAGTGGCTGAGCGAACATCGGAACTTACAGACGCTATGCAAGATCTTCAAAAAACGCAAATTCAACTATTGCAGAGGGAAGAAAAATTGGGGCGTTTTGCCTTTCAAGATTCGCTGACGGATCTGCCTAACCGAGCTTGGTTTATGAATAGGCTAGCACAGGCGATCCAGGCTGCTCGCGAACGTCAAGATTATTTATATGCGGTGCTATTCATCGATCTAGATCGCTTCAAAGTAGTAAACGATAGCCTGGGACATTTGTTAGGCGATGAATTACTGAAAAGTGTTAGCCGCAAACTGCAAGCTTGTTTGCGTCACACAGATACTGTTGCGCGTTTTGGGGGAGATGAGTTTGTTATTTTATTGTCAGATATTAAAGATATAAGCGAAGCGACTAAAGTTGCCGATCGCATCCAAAAAGAATTAAAACAGCCGTTTCAATTAAACGATTATAAAGTGTTCACCGAAGTAAGTATTGGCATTATCCTCAGCACCACGGGATACGATCGCCCAGAAGACGCGCTCAGGGATGCAGATGCGGCAATGTATCGCGCTAAAGCTAAAGGGAAAGGGCGTTACGAAGTCTTCGATCCCACAATGCAAACACTTGCGATGGCACGGTTGCAGCTGGAAAATGACTTAAGACGGGCGATCGACTTGCTACCTTGCTCAAGCACCGCCAGCGCCAGACAGGAATTTTGCCTTTACTATCAGCCAATTGTATGCCTCTCTACAGGTAAGCTAAGTGGTTTTGAAGCATTGCTGCGCTGGGATCATCCATCTTTAGGATTAATATCGCCCGATCGGTTCATTCCTATTGCTGAAGAAACTAGATTGATCGACGATTTAGGGTGGTGGGTTTTGCAGGAAGCGTGTCGCCAACTAAAGATTTGGCAACAACAGTTTCCCCAAAAACCTCCCCTAGCAATTAACGTAAATTTTTCTGCCGTGCAAATTAAACAAGTGGATCTGCTGCATCGAATAGAAGAAATTTTACGCGAATCTGCGATACCAATAACATCTTTAAAACTAGAAATTACCGAAAGTTGTATTTTAGAAACTTTAGACTGGGAAGAAAAAACTTTAAAGCAACTAAAAGCTTTAGGTATTAATTTATGTATTGATGATTTTGGTACAGGCTACTCTTCTTTAAGCCGCTTGCACGAGTTTCCCATTGATACTTTAAAAATCGATCGCTCTTTTGTGAGTCGCATTGCTTCGGATAAAGATGATACTCAAATTGTGCAAACCATTGTTACGCTTGCCCGCAGCCGAGGTATGGATATAGTAGCAGAAGGGATAGAAACGCTTTTCCAGCTACAGAAGTTGCAAGAATTAGGATGCGATTTCGGGCAAGGGTACTTTATCTCTATGCCTGTAGATAAGGAAACTGCAACGGAACTTTTGGCTCGCAAGCAAATATTGCAGGCAGTACTACAGAAAGAAACTAAAACTTAA
- a CDS encoding nSTAND1 domain-containing NTPase: MTNSSLPSCPFIPGPMITDPQFFVGRKTELEAITSRMTGAQPISINIVGKRSIGKSSLLYHFFQTYEQRVQNPNRYVGIYLDLQNSQCHDEIDFYHAVARQLFNQPKVRSQRSLTRPFQVTSFDRQAFSAVLGEWKRQGVLPVLCLDEFEALFHHPKQFDAGFFDNLRFLINGNSLMLVVASHRKLDFYGKRYNLTSSFFNLAYVLTLGELTEEEARELVSLPAKTGAPAALRNDEQRLARQWGGCHPYLLQLAGSLLWEARQQKQKVGWAKAKFEQQARRIPKGFWNITSSAKYFGKTVSGIALLILVVAVVVSLVKQTQVLEALQKVLGKW, translated from the coding sequence ATGACCAACAGCTCGCTGCCTTCCTGTCCCTTTATTCCTGGGCCCATGATTACCGACCCCCAGTTTTTTGTGGGCCGTAAAACAGAATTAGAGGCCATTACCTCCCGGATGACAGGCGCTCAACCAATCAGCATCAATATTGTGGGCAAAAGGAGTATCGGCAAATCTTCCCTGCTGTATCACTTTTTCCAGACTTACGAACAGCGAGTGCAGAATCCCAATCGTTATGTTGGGATTTACCTCGACCTTCAAAACTCACAGTGTCACGATGAGATAGATTTCTATCATGCCGTAGCCAGACAATTGTTCAATCAGCCCAAGGTGCGATCGCAACGAAGCTTAACCAGACCTTTTCAAGTTACATCCTTCGATCGTCAGGCATTTTCTGCTGTACTGGGAGAGTGGAAACGGCAGGGAGTTTTACCAGTACTTTGCTTAGATGAGTTTGAAGCTTTATTCCACCATCCCAAACAATTTGATGCCGGATTTTTCGATAATCTCCGCTTTTTAATTAATGGTAACAGTTTGATGCTAGTGGTAGCTTCGCACAGAAAACTCGATTTTTATGGCAAACGATATAATTTAACTTCTTCTTTCTTTAATTTAGCTTACGTACTGACTCTAGGGGAACTTACGGAAGAGGAAGCAAGAGAACTGGTAAGTTTACCTGCCAAAACAGGTGCCCCTGCTGCTTTGAGAAACGATGAGCAACGCCTCGCCAGACAGTGGGGTGGATGTCATCCTTATTTATTGCAATTAGCAGGTAGTTTGTTGTGGGAAGCGCGTCAGCAAAAGCAAAAAGTTGGTTGGGCAAAAGCTAAATTTGAACAACAAGCGCGTCGCATCCCTAAAGGTTTTTGGAACATTACTTCATCAGCAAAGTATTTTGGCAAAACTGTTAGCGGTATAGCACTCCTCATTTTGGTGGTTGCGGTTGTTGTAAGTTTGGTGAAACAGACGCAGGTTTTGGAGGCACTTCAAAAAGTCCTGGGCAAGTGGTGA